A genomic window from Brassica oleracea var. oleracea cultivar TO1000 chromosome C8, BOL, whole genome shotgun sequence includes:
- the LOC106311029 gene encoding uncharacterized protein LOC106311029, translating into MYVTRRLSEYQSNRPELKQPASEGPNSGVLVIQDEESRPTCCFGSCYESALKGLPFPQNAKLTMKYTITVIKDLPMVFSDRVIFIPVLDQPLSSNRYYVIKRSGKHSGEASANAKKEDRVPCCFCFTRLPEAKPQQADPYDVYQQFEIHQSKSWDRGYFATSVAPGGKPPKFLERKNWSVEYSTSQDYGLRDDAKGIQAQLRSELPSDLNTNVLVGKWYVPFIFVKEGNVKVQLKSSTYYNMTLHQKWEEVYSCENADKENREVVVNMEVDPEVVKLEGQGIGKETKRVDENGVVWFGVANKSVGLRSVVTERMKWEEERFGWKSDSQRAVVKRSDKFDGGGSNWKSYKCYLLVESFVLRRMDETVVLTFEFKHADKLKSKWES; encoded by the exons ATGTATGTTACTAGGCGTTTGTCGGAATATCAAAGTAACAGACCGGAGTTGAAGCAACCAGCGTCTGAAGGTCCAAACTCCGGTGTACTTGTAATTCAAGATGAAGAGTCAAGGCCAACGTGTTGCTTCGGATCTTGCTACGAGTCTGCACTCAAAGGCTTACCGTTTCCACAGAACGCAAAGCTGACTATGAAATACACCATCACAGTTATTAAAGACCTGCCCATGGTTTTTAGCGATCGTGTCATTTTCATTCCGGTTCTTGACCAGCCGTTGTCTTCTAATCGTTACTACGTCATTAAAAGAAGCGGGAAACACTCAGG AGAAGCTTCTGCTAATGCGAAAAAGGAAGACAGAGTCCCCTGCTGCTTTTGTTTCACCCGTCTTCCTGAAGCTAAACCACAACAAGCAGATCCTTATGACGTATACCAACAATTTGAGATCCATCAATCAAAATCTTGGGATCGAGGTTACTTTGCAACATCGGTTGCTCCTGGCGGAAAACCACCAAAGTTCCTTGAGAGAAAAAATTGGAGCGTCGAGTACTCGACATCCCAAGACTATGGTCTGAGAGATGATGCAAAAGGGATTCAAGCTCAGCTTCGTTCCGAGCTTCCTAGTGATCTGAATACAAACGTTTTGGTAGGGAAATGGTATGTACCTTTCATATTCGTGAAGGAAGGAAACGTAAAGGTTCAGCTTAAGAGCTCAACTTATTACAACATGACTCTTCACCAAAAATGGGAGGAGGTTTACTCTTGCGAAAACGCTGACAAAGAAAACCGCGAGGTTGTAGTCAATATGGAAGTGGATCCAGAAGTTGTGAAGCTTGAGGGACAAGGTATCGGAAAAGAGACAAAAAGGGTGGATGAAAATGGGGTTGTTTGGTTTGGGGTTGCAAACAAGAGTGTTGGTTTGAGGTCTGTTGTCACTGAGAGGATGAAATGGGAAGAGGAGAGGTTCGGGTGGAAGAGTGATTCCCAAAGAGCCGTGGTTAAAAGATCAGACAAATTTGATGGAGGCGGTTCAAACTGGAAGAGCTATAAATGTTATCTGTTGGTGGAGAGTTTTGTCTTGAGGAGGATGGATGAAACTGTGGTCTTGACATTTGAGTTTAAGCATGCTGATAAGTTGAAGAGCAAGTGGGAATCATGA
- the LOC106309503 gene encoding choline/ethanolaminephosphotransferase 1-like, with protein sequence MGYIGAHGAAALHRYKYSGEDHSYLAKYLLNPFWTRFVKVFPLWMPPNMITLMGFMFLVTSSLLGYIYSPQLDSPPPRWVHFAHGLLLFLYQTFDAVDGKQARRTNSSSPLGELFDHGCDALACAFEAMAFGSTAMCGRDTFWFWVISAIPFYGATWEHYFTNTLILPVINGPTEGLALIYVSHFFTALVGAEWWAQELGESIPLFSWVPFVNDIRTSRAVLYMMIAFAVIPTVAINVSNVYKVVQSRKGSMVLALAMLYPFVVLLGGVLIWDYLSPINLIETYPHLVVLGTGLAFGFLVGRMILAHLCDEPKGLKTNMCMSLVYLPFALANALTARLNNGVPLVDELWVLLGYCIFTVSLYLHFATSVIHEITAALGIYCFRITKKLEKKP encoded by the exons ATGGGTTACATAGGAGCACATGGTGCAGCAGCTCTACATAGGTACAAATACAGTGGAGAGGATCACTCTTATCTTGCCAAATACCTTCTCAACCCTTTTTGGACTCGTTTTGTCAAAGTCTTCCCTCTATGGATGCC ACCGAACATG ATAACGCTTATGGGGTTCATGTTTCTAGTCACATCTTCCCTGCTAGGATAC ATATATTCACCTCAGTTGGATTCTCCTCCTCCACGATGGGTGCACTTCGCACATGGTTTGCTTCTCTTCTTGTATCAG ACATTTGATGCGGTTGATGGGAAGCAAGCAAGAAGAACGAACTCCTCTAGCCCCCTAGGAGAACTTTTTGATCATG GTTGTGATGCACTTGCTTGTGCG TTTGAAGCCATGGCGTTTGGAAGCACTGCAATGTGCGGAAGAGATACTTTCTGGTTCTGGGTTATTTCAGCTATTCCTTTCTATGGAGCTACATGGGAACA CTATTTCACCAACACACTTATTCTTCCGGTAATCAATGGACCTACAGAGGGTCTTGCACTTATATACGTCAGCCACTTCTTCACCGCCCTTGTCG GTGCTGAATGGTGGGCTCAGGAATTGGGGGAGTCCATACCATTGTTTAGTTGGGTGCCATTTGTTAATG ACATCCGAACTTCCAGAGCAGTATTATACATGATGATCGCTTTTGCTGTTATACCAACCGTCGCAATCAA TGTGTCAAATGTCTATAAAGTTGTTCAATCAAGAAAAGGGAGCATGGTGCTAGCATTAGCTATG CTTTATCCATTCGTGGTTCTTCTTGGAGGTGTTTTGATATG GGATTACTTGTCTCCAATCAATCTCATAGAAACATACCCTCACTTGGTTGTACTTGGAACTGGACTTGCCTTTGGATTTCTAGTT GGAAGAATGATTCTTGCTCACTTGTGTGATGAGCCGAAAGGACTGAAAACAAACATGTGCATG TCGCTGGTCTATCTTCCCTTTGCACTTGCAAACGCTCTAACCGCAAGATTGAATAATGG GGTTCCTTTAGTCGACGAGTTATGGGTTCTTCTCGGCTACTGTATATTCACAG TGTCGTTATACTTGCACTTTGCGACTTCGGTCATCCATGAGATCACTGCGGCTCTTGGAATCTACTGCTTCAG GATCACGAAGAAGCTTGAAAAGAAACCCTAA
- the LOC106311091 gene encoding uncharacterized protein LOC106311091: MYVTRTLSDYRTNRKAPEGRNSGVLIIQDKESKPTCCLGSCYAPGLKGLPFPQNVKLTVKYNITVNSVTTTYRDPVAFIPVLDLMLRSNCYYAIKRSGKHSGESSANATEEDRDRVPFCFCHRHVPEAEPQHSDPYDIYQKIEIYPPKSLSRSYFATSAGIGWVPPELLEKKYWTVDYSTSDDNGLRDDARGLYRHRSKFPTILNTNVLVGKWYVPFIFVNESNANDHLKATYYPMSLYQRWEEVYCCENAYKDNREVVVTVQVEPLVVKLEGHETVEDKRGSSDIENMVVWFEVANKRLGLKIAVIERMKMEELNFGWGSDPQETMIERSSRFNGGDSNWKSYRLYVLVESFVLKRRDVFVLVTYEF, translated from the exons ATGTATGTTACGAGGACTTTGTCGGACTACCGAACAAACAGGAAGGCTCCGGAAGGTCGAAACTCCGGCGTACTTATAATCCAAGATAAAGAGTCAAAGCCAACATGTTGCCTCGGATCTTGCTACGCGCCTGGGCTCAAAGGCTTACCGTTTCCACAGAACGTGAAGCTGACTGTGAAATACAACATCACAGTTAATAGCGTGACCACTACTTATCGTGATCCGGTCGCTTTCATCCCCGTTCTTGATCTAATGTTACGTTCTAACTGCTACTACGCCATTAAACGAAGCGGGAAACACTCAGG AGAATCATCGGCTAATGCAACAGAGGAAGACAGAGACAGAGTCCCGTTCTGCTTTTGCCACCGCCATGTTCCTGAAGCTGAACCACAGCACTCAGATCCATATGACATATACCAAAAAATCGAGATCTATCCACCAAAATCGTTGTCGCGAAGTTACTTTGCAACATCCGCTGGTATTGGCTGGGTACCACCAGAGTTACTCGAGAAAAAGTATTGGACCGTTGACTACTCGACATCCGATGACAATGGTCTACGAGATGATGCGAGAGGGTTATACAGACATCGTTCTAAATTTCCTACTATTCTGAATACAAACGTTTTGGTAGGGAAATGGTATGTTCCTTTCATATTCGTGAACGAAAGTAACGCAAATGATCATCTTAAGGCAACTTATTACCCCATGTCTCTTTACCAAAGATGGGAAGAGGTTTACTGTTGTGAGAACGCATACAAAGACAACCGCGAGGTTGTAGTTACTGTTCAAGTGGAACCACTAGTTGTGAAGCTTGAGGGACACGAGACCGTAGAAGATAAGAGAGGAAGTTCGGATATTGAAAATATGGTTGTGTGGTTTGAGGTTGCAAACAAGAGGTTAGGTTTGAAAATTGCTGTTATCGAGAGGATGAAAATGGAAGAGTTGAATTTTGGGTGGGGGAGTGATCCTCAAGAAACGATGATTGAGAGATCCAGCAGATTCAATGGTGGCGATTCGAATTGGAAGAGCTATAGATTGTATGTGTTGGTGGAGAGCTTTGTGTTGAAGAGAAGGGATGTGTT TGTACTTGTGACATATGAGTTTTGA
- the LOC106309695 gene encoding LAG1 longevity assurance homolog 3, translating into MGLLESVKSIDWELESPPVYRDFRVLPLFAVFFPSVRFLLDRFVFEKLAKHLIYGKQRQNLGDDATERNKKIRKFKESAWKCVYYLSAEILALSVTYNEPWFMNTKYFWVGPGDQSWPDQQTKLKLKLLYMFVAGFYTYSIFALIFWETRRSDFGVSMGHHIATLILIVLSYVCSFSRVGSVVLALHDASDVFLEVGKMSKYSGAEGIASFSFILFVMSWIILRLIYYPFWILWSTSYEVVLELDKDKHPVEGPIYYYMFNTLLYCLLVLHIYWWVLMYRMLVKQIQDRGKLSEDVRSDSEGEDEHED; encoded by the exons ATGGGTTTGTTAGAATCTGTGAAATCGATCGACTGGGAGCTGGAATCACCTCCGGTTTACCGAGACTTTCGTGTTCTTCCTCTCTTCGCTGTGTTCTTCCCTTCGGTTCGGTTCCTCCTCGATAGATTCGTCTTCGAG AAATTGGCAAAGCATTTGATATACGGGAAACAGAGACAGAATCTTGGAGATGATGCAACCGAGAGAAATAAAAAAATCAGAAAATTCAAAGAATCAGCATGGAAGTGTGTTTACTATCTATCAGCTGAGATTCTCGCTCTCTCTGTGACTTACAATGAGCCTTGGTTTATGAACACTAAATACTTTTGGGTTGGCCCTGGAGACCAGTCCTGGCCTGATCAACAAACCAA GTTAAAGTTGAAGCTTCTGTATATGTTCGTGGCTGGATTCTACACATACTCAATCTTTGCTCTGATCTTCTGGGAAACAAGGCGTTCTGATTTTGGAGTTTCAATGGGTCATCATATCGCAACTCTTATTCTTATTGTCCTCTCATACGTATGTAG CTTCTCTCGTGTTGGTTCGGTTGTTCTGGCACTTCACGATGCAAGTGATGTGTTTCTTGAAGTCGGGAAAATGTCTAAGTATAGTGGAGCTGAAGGGATTGCAAGCTTTTCATTCATTCTTTTTGTTATGTCTTGGATCATTCTTCGCCTCATTTACTATCCCTTTTGGATCTTATGGAGCACAAG CTACGAAGTAGTTTTGGAGCTGGATAAGGACAAACACCCTGTGGAAGGACCAATATACTACTACATGTTCAACACTCTTCTCTATTGCCTACTTGTTCTTCATATATATTGGTGGGTTTTGATGTATCGGATGCTTGTGAAACAAATACAAGATAGAGGCAAGCTTAGTGAAGATGTTAGATCCG ATTCTGAAGGTGAAGATGAGCATGAGGATTGA
- the LOC106311228 gene encoding phytosulfokines 1-like, with amino-acid sequence MMKMKSRMLIILFTLVLLLSMASSVISREDGFVPLKPSPSSRTSTHESRKGNGDGVECKSSDSEEECLVKKTVAAHTDYIYTQDMNISP; translated from the exons ATGATGAAGATGAAAAGTAGAATGTTGATTATCCTCTTCACTCTAGTTTTGCTTCTAAGCATGGCTTCGAGTGTTATTTCAAGAGAAGATGGCTTTGTTCCTCTTAAACCATCTCCCTCCTCCAGGACCTCTACGCAT GAGAGTAGAAAAGGCAATGGAGATGGAGTAGAGTGCAAGAGTTCAGACAGCGAAGAAGAATGCCTTGTTAAGAAAACCGTAGCTGCTCACACCGATTACATCTATACACAAGACATGAACATATCTCCTTGA
- the LOC106311116 gene encoding uncharacterized protein LOC106311116, giving the protein MYVTRALSEYRKNPSELKKPPPEGPNSGVLVIQDEESLTTCCFGLCNETLFRGLPFPQNAALTVIHNYGSHRDNVRRDPAVFIPVLGLPLSSNRYYTYERCGYYSRESSTSTEKEVERVTCCFCIKFNHVHMYKKPQPDPYEIHRQVVIRTTSAPSCSYYHAKPADPNAILPAFLMRSWTIENSTSTLRDFGLIDDAKGLNVELRSTLPGLDMSVVVGKWYVPFLFVKEGDIIDQVKISMYYNMTLQQRWEEVFFYENVRNEDCIQVVVDVNLEAEVIKVEGQKINIGTTYLDAKGIVWFQVFDHEGKNKKIGLRSMIVERMESEEENFGWKKIDGNLLTVKKLDRFECGSSHWKSYKCYVLVESFELNRMDGSLVLTYEFRHADKLMRTIQY; this is encoded by the exons ATGTATGTAACACGAGCTTTATCGGAGTACCGGAAAAACCCGTCGGAGCTCAAGAAGCCACCACCTGAAGGACCAAACTCCGGCGTGCTTGTGATTCAAGACGAAGAATCGTTGACCACTTGTTGCTTTGGTTTGTGCAACGAAACTCTCTTCAGAGGATTACCGTTTCCACAAAACGCAGCGTTGACCGTTATACACAACTACGGTTCGCATAGAGACAACGTTCGTCGTGATCCGGCTGTGTTCATACCTGTTCTTGGTCTTCCTCTATCTTCTAATCGTTACTACACTTATGAACGGTGCGGGTATTATTCGAG GGAATCATCTACTAGCACTGAAAAAGAGGTGGAGAGAGTAACATGCTGCTTCTGCATCAAATTCAATCATGTTCATATGTATAAGAAGCCCCAACCAGATCCTTATGAAATTCACCGGCAAGTTGTGATCAGAACTACATCAGCGCCTTCCTGTTCTTACTATCATGCAAAGCCCGCTGATCCTAATGCTATACTTCCTGCATTCCTCATGAGGAGCTGGACAATAGAAAACTCGACTTCAACCCTGCGAGACTTTGGTCTCATAGATGATGCCAAAGGTCTAAATGTGGAGCTACGTTCTACGCTTCCTGGTCTTGATATGAGCGTTGTTGTTGGGAAATGGTATGTCCCTTTCTTGTTTGTGAAGGAAGGAGACATAATAGATCAAGTGAAGATATCAATGTATTACAACATGACCCTTCAGCAAAGATGGGAAGAGGTTTTCTTCTATGAGAATGTTCGCAATGAAGATTGTATTCAGGTTGTCGTTGATGTGAATCTTGAAGCTGAAGTGATTAAAGTAGAGGGACAAAAGATTAATATAGGAACAACATATTTGGATGCTAAAGGGATTGTTTGGTTCCAAGTTTTTGATCATGAAGGAAAAAACAAGAAGATAGGTTTAAGGTCTATGATTGTTGAGAGGATGGAAAGCGAAGAGGAGAACTTTGGATGGAAGAAGATAGATGGAAACCTATTGACGGTTAAGAAGTTGGATCGATTTGAATGTGGTTCATCACATTGGAAGAGTTATAAATGTTATGTATTGGTAGAGAGCTTTGAGCTGAATAGAATGGATGGGAGTTTGGTGTTGACATATGAGTTTAGACATGCTGATAAATTAATGAGGACTATCCAATACTGA
- the LOC106310490 gene encoding basic leucine zipper 43-like, which translates to MNTVPAELTGYFQYVALGKYNNQTPIMESEYFNMHSSPTSSSCYINGLINNNNFYSSSSNGQDLMTSNNSASDEDHQQSMAIDERKQRRMISNRESARRSRMRKQRHLDELWSQVIRLRTDNHCLIDKLNNVSESHELALKENAKLKEETSDLRQLLSEIKSNNEDDNNFLRDLEDSISNTRSGSDQRGRDFELY; encoded by the coding sequence ATGAACACAGTTCCGGCGGAGCTCACCGGATACTTCCAATATGTAGCGCTGGGAAAATATAATAACCAAACACCAATCATGGAGTCGGAATACTTCAACATGCACTCTTCTCCTACTTCTTCCTCCTGCTACATCAACGGTCTTATTAACAACAACAACTTCTACTCTTCATCATCCAATGGTCAGGATCTAATGACGAGCAACAACTCAGCATCAGACGAAGATCACCAACAAAGCATGGCCATCGATGAGAGAAAACAAAGAAGGATGATCTCTAACAGAGAATCTGCTCGTAGGTCAAGAATGAGAAAGCAGAGACATCTCGATGAGCTTTGGTCTCAAGTGATACGACTTCGTACTGATAACCACTGTCTTATCGATAAGCTAAACAACGTATCCGAAAGCCATGAGCTTGCTTTGAAGGAGAACGCTAAGCTTAAAGAGGAAACTTCTGATCTCAGACAACTACTCTCTGAGATAAAATCCAACAACGAAGACGACAACAATTTTCTAAGAGATCTTGAAGATTCGATATCAAACACTAGATCGGGTTCGGACCAAAGGGGCAGAGATTTTGAGTTGTATTAA
- the LOC106310537 gene encoding uncharacterized protein LOC106310537, whose protein sequence is MYVTRRLSEYQRNPLELEQRPPEGPNSGVLVIQDEESRPLSCFGLCYGQDLKGLPFPQNAKLTVSYSDGDDSYHDPVLFIPVLDQPLSSNCYYVIIRRGKHSGEASASAKEEDRVPCCVCFNYVPEAKPRQADPYDIYQQFEIHQRKSYYYSATSVSPDGVPPWFLKRKNWRVGYSTSQDFGLIDDAKGINTMRRSKLPGDFNTSVVVGKWYVPFIFVKERDAKAQIKRSTYYSMTLRQSWEEVY, encoded by the exons ATGTATGTTACAAGACGTCTTTCTGAGTACCAGAGGAATCCGTTGGAGTTGGAACAGCGGCCACCAGAAGGTCCAAACTCTGGAGTACTTGTGATTCAAGACGAAGAGTCAAGACCCCTCTCTTGCTTTGGGTTGTGCTATGGTCAAGATCTAAAAGGCTTGCCGTTCCCACAGAACGCAAAGCTGACGGTGAGCTATAGTGACGGAGATGACTCATATCATGACCCGGTCTTGTTCATCCCGGTTCTCGATCAGCCCTTATCTTCAAACTGTTATTATGTCATTATAAGACGTGGGAAGCATTCAGG AGAAGCATCGGCAAGTGCCAAAGAGGAAGACAGAGTCCCATGCTGCGTTTGTTTCAACTATGTCCCTGAAGCTAAGCCACGACAAGCAGATCCTTATGACATATACCAACAATTCGAGATCCATCAACGAAAGTCTTATTATTACTCTGCAACATCCGTTTCTCCTGACGGGGTGCCACCCTGGTTCCTTAAAAGAAAAAACTGGAGGGTTGGGTACTCAACTTCCCAAGACTTCGGTCTAATAGATGATGCAAAGGGAATTAACACTATGCGTCGTTCAAAGCTTCCTGGTGATTTTAATACAAGCGTTGTGGTAGGGAAATGGTATGTTCCTTTCATATTTGTGAAAGAAAGAGACGCAAAGGCTCAGATAAAGAGATCAACTTATTACAGCATGACTCTTAGACAGAGTTGGGAAGAGGTTTACTAA
- the LOC106307992 gene encoding uncharacterized protein LOC106307992, producing MYVTRRLSEYQRNRSELKQPLPEGPNSGVLIIQDEESKPTCCFGSCYGSELKGLPFPQNAKLTVNYIIAANNTTIVYQDPVVFIPVLDQPLSSNRYYAIKRSGKHSGEASANAKEEDRVPCCFCFTRIPEAKPQGADPYDIYQQFEIHQRKSLSRYYFATSVAPDGVPPEFLKRKGWTVEYSTSEDYGLRDDAKGINAKLRSELPSDLNRSVAVGNWYVPFIFVKDGDAKDQLKSSTYYSMTLYQKWEEVYSCENSYKENREVLVNVEVEPEVVKLEGQVIGKETIRVDENGVVWFGFANKSVGLRSVVIDRMKWEEERFGWKSRAVVERRDRFDGGGSSWKSYKCYVLVESFVLRRMDESVVLTFEFKHADKLKTKWES from the exons ATGTATGTTACAAGGCGTTTGTCGGAATATCAAAGAAACAGATCGGAGTTAAAGCAACCATTGCCGGAAGGTCCGAACTCCGGTGTACTTATAATTCAAGATGAAGAGTCAAAGCCAACTTGTTGCTTCGGATCTTGCTACGGGTCTGAACTCAAAGGCTTACCGTTCCCACAGAACGCAAAGCTGACTGTGAACTACATCATCGCAGCTAATAACACGACCATCGTTTATCAGGATCCTGTGGTTTTCATTCCGGTTCTTGACCAGCCGTTGTCTTCTAACCGTTACTACGCCATTAAAAGAAGCGGGAAACACTCAGG AGAAGCTTCGGCTAATGCGAAAGAGGAAGACAGAGTCCCCTGCTGCTTTTGTTTCACCCGTATTCCTGAAGCTAAACCACAAGGAGCAGATCCTTATGACATATACCAACAATTCGAGATCCATCAACGAAAATCTTTGTCTCGATATTACTTTGCAACATCCGTTGCTCCCGACGGTGTACCACCAGAGTTCCTTAAGAGAAAAGGTTGGACCGTTGAGTACTCGACATCCGAAGACTATGGTCTTAGAGATGATGCAAAAGGGATTAACGCTAAGCTTCGTTCCGAGCTTCCTAGTGATCTGAACAGAAGCGTTGCGGTGGGGAACTGGTACGTACCTTTCATATTCGTGAAGGATGGAGACGCAAAGGATCAGCTTAAGAGCTCAACTTATTACAGCATGACTCTTTACCAAAAATGGGAGGAGGTTTACTCTTGTGAAAACTCTTACAAAGAAAACCGTGAGGTTTTGGTAAATGTGGAAGTTGAGCCAGAAGTTGTGAAGCTTGAGGGACAAGTTATCGGAAAAGAGACAATAAGGGTGGATGAAAATGGGGTTGTTTGGTTTGGGTTTGCAAACAAGAGTGTTGGTTTGAGGTCGGTTGTCATTGATAGGATGAAATGGGAAGAGGAGAGGTTCGGGTGGAAGAGCAGAGCCGTGGTTGAAAGAAGAGACAGATTTGATGGAGGCGGTTCGAGTTGGAAGAGCTATAAATGTTATGTGTTGGTGGAGAGCTTTGTCTTGAGGAGGATGGATGAAAGTGTGGTCTTGACATTTGAGTTTAAACATGCTGATAAGTTGAAAACCAAGTGGGAATCATGA